The DNA region ACGAAGTATCCCACGTGCAGACCCTGATCACTGCCGTCAGCCGCCATGCGCCAACGCAAGCGCAGGTTGCTGCCCAGCCAGGGCTCCAGATCCAGCGAGGCCAGATTCCACAGCGCCTGCACACCCGTGCGGCTGGCAAGCTCTTCCCAGGGGCCCTCGTCGGCGCTGACTTCAAGGATCACGAAGTCAAGTCCACTCTGCATGAACCACTGCTCACGCAGTTCCAGCCAGGCACTGCTGGCCTGGCTGAGGTCAATCGTGCGCTCGAACCGGGCGATGCCCGCCGAGAATGCATCGTAGAAGCCGTCGTCGGAACTGCCCAGTGCCCGGCTGCTGCCTCCATAGGTACGCCCGCTCTGGAAGGCCCATTCGCCGCTCAGGTTCCAGTTGCCTGCCGTGTCCAGGGTCTCGAAGTCGTCCAGCGCCTCGTCTTCGCCCATGGTGAATTCGGCAACTTCGCTGAAGCCTTCGAGCGCCGCCTGGCTTTCATCGATGGCCCTGAGGCGCATCTCGTGCATCCCGGCGTTGGCGGCCGTGTACTCCAGAGTCAGGTTCCACAGTCCGGTGGTCTGCGCATCGGGCTGAAGCGCGCCCAGGCTCTGCCACTCGCCACCGGCTTCGCGTCCTTCCAGGTTCACGGATGCCAGCCCCAGGTTGTCGCTGGCCAGCGCCTGCAGTTGCTGGACACCACTCAGACCGATCAGGTTTCGCGGCGGGCGCACGAAGCTCGCCACAGGCGGAATCTGGTCGGCCCCCACCCTGAATCCGTACCAGCCGCTTTCGGGCAAGCTGATGTTCAGCCCATACTCGAAGCCCAGATTGAAGCGATACTCCACCTCCTGCTCCGCAAAGGGGCCGGGAATGGTGGTGAACCAGATCTCGGGGTTGAAGCCGACCTCAAGCTCCAGCGTTTGCACTTCGCCGCCGTCGACCCGCCACTCAAGTTGGTGGCCAAGCAGATTCAGCTGGCTCTGTACGGTCACGCTCACCTCGAAACCACCGGCCTGTGTGTCCTCGCTGTCCGGCAGGGGGCTGTGATCCAGATCCGGCAATGGTGCCAGCCCAAGGAGCTCCAGGTCGTCGAGATACCAGCCCGGACCGTTCTGGCTGGCGTTGCTGACGAAGTTGAAGCGAAGATCCAGCCGGTCGCCAACCTGCAGGCCGTCGCTGAGTTCGAAGGCGAGCGCCTGCCAGGCGGACCCACTGCCCGAAAGGGCCGGCTCGCCGGCGAGAGGCAGAGTCGAGGAGAAATTGAAATCGTAGCCCGAGCGCGGTTCCCGGGTCTGCCAGTCGCCGCCGTTGAGCGACATCTGCAGGTTGCCCCCGTCTCCGCTGCCGTCTCCCAGCATCCAGTGCATCAGGCCCAGTGCCGAGAATCCATCCCGGGTGACCACCAGACTGGGCAGGTCCAGACGGGCCCAGCTGCTGTTGGCATAGTTGCCCGTGAGCCCCGTGGCCCAGACATTCTCGCCGCTGAAGGCATTGAAAGGGCCGCTGAGGGGAGTTCCGTGCTGCCAGAGACCCTGAGCGTCGCTCAGGCCCGCATCGTCGGATTCGAAATCGAGCAAGGGCAGGGGCTGGGAGCTCACGGCAAAGTGCCAGGCACCCTCCGCACCGCCCACAGGACTGAAGAGTTCGCTCTGGTCCCCATTGACCAGACTGGCGTAGACCTCCACCCAGGGAGTTTCCTCGAAGCCGGGCAACTGAACCGACCAGACATCTCCGCCATCGCTGAGCATGGGCAGCTGCTGCCATTCACCACCGGCTTGCCGGAAGTTCAGGAACACATCGGCATCGGCCAGAAATGCGGGCAGGTCTCCCGAGGCCTCCATCTGCAGCTCGACGTCCGGCGGAATCTGCAGGGGCGGCTGGTGCAGCACGAAACTGCTCATGGACCAGGTCAGCACACTGCCGATGCCGTGGGCGTTGAAGGATTCGTCAATCTCCTGCCAGTGAGGAGTCTGGTCGCCCAGGTCCCCATTGTCGTCGTCGGCCAGCAGCACCTCCACGAAATACTCGAAGAAGGCCCGGCCCGTGTCCACGTCGTCGGGAGCGCCCCAGCGGGCGAAGTGATACAGGTGCTGGGCCGGTTCCAGGCCAATGGCCTGTCGCAGGTCCCACATCGCGCCGCCAATGATCTCGCCGTCGGCGTGCACTTCGCCCGTGATGTTCTCGGGGTAGTGACGGCTGTTCTCCACCGCGCGCAGACTCCAGCCCGGCGAGACGAAGTTCACGTCCTGGATGAAGACCGCGTTGACGTCGGCCAGCCCTTCGTGCATCGCGCCGTTGATCATGCCCTGGCTGGCCCCCGCCTGCTGGTACTGACGGTGGTTGATGCCGTGTCCGTACTCGTGATACAGTACCCCGGCCACCTGGGCCGTGTTGGGGCAGCCCCCGCCGGCACTGAAGAAGTTGATCGTGTTGCCACCGGGATTGTAGAAGGCGTTGCAGGTCTGGCCAATGTTGACATTCACGCCCATCGGCGCATCCTGGCCCGTGAAGCCGGGATCCAGCCCCTTGATGAAATCGTGCACGATGTTGGTGTGCACGTAGGCATCCCGCTCGGCGATGTGGGCCTCACTGCCCATCACCAGGTTCTGCGCGTCGGCGGTCTCCCAGACGAAGAAGGCATCGCTGCCGTCACTGCGGTTCACATTGGCCCAGCGCCCCAGAAACTCGCCCGAGATGAACCAGGGCCCTGCGCCCTGGACTTCCGCCGTGAACTGGCCGAGGCTGTCGGTGAACACGGACTGGCCACTCACGTCCAGTGCCAGATGGCGTGCGGGCATCAGGATTTCCGAATCATTCTGCGAGACCGGCTGGGCCAGCACGTTCACCTGGCCATTGAGAGTCACATGGCGCACCTGGTCGTAACACCAGAGCAGTTCGCCATCCTCGGTGGAATACCAGGCCCGCCAGTTGTGTTCGTGATCCAGGGGCTGGACTTCCACTTCGAGTGCGGCACGGTGGATCCAGCGATTGTCCTGCCAGGCGGGCAACCAGATCAGCCCGTGGGAATCGATGTGTGAGCCGGGATGCAGGTC from Candidatus Delongbacteria bacterium includes:
- a CDS encoding T9SS type A sorting domain-containing protein, which encodes MSLNPRLALGVLALGLAALPALALPEVPLQLPANPLSQDHPGNAVWQEFLKANPGSRILDWDRFHPAPHRALLQGVKLPGGDLVDVRDLENRLRSWLADHRELLPTGELELLYGGLHDRLWVARFRETWAGLPVFGSEVEFRVSPQGALLMLGSDAGLLDAVRGDIRGEDALLDAVRNQVSDLHPGSHIDSHGLIWLPAWQDNRWIHRAALEVEVQPLDHEHNWRAWYSTEDGELLWCYDQVRHVTLNGQVNVLAQPVSQNDSEILMPARHLALDVSGQSVFTDSLGQFTAEVQGAGPWFISGEFLGRWANVNRSDGSDAFFVWETADAQNLVMGSEAHIAERDAYVHTNIVHDFIKGLDPGFTGQDAPMGVNVNIGQTCNAFYNPGGNTINFFSAGGGCPNTAQVAGVLYHEYGHGINHRQYQQAGASQGMINGAMHEGLADVNAVFIQDVNFVSPGWSLRAVENSRHYPENITGEVHADGEIIGGAMWDLRQAIGLEPAQHLYHFARWGAPDDVDTGRAFFEYFVEVLLADDDNGDLGDQTPHWQEIDESFNAHGIGSVLTWSMSSFVLHQPPLQIPPDVELQMEASGDLPAFLADADVFLNFRQAGGEWQQLPMLSDGGDVWSVQLPGFEETPWVEVYASLVNGDQSELFSPVGGAEGAWHFAVSSQPLPLLDFESDDAGLSDAQGLWQHGTPLSGPFNAFSGENVWATGLTGNYANSSWARLDLPSLVVTRDGFSALGLMHWMLGDGSGDGGNLQMSLNGGDWQTREPRSGYDFNFSSTLPLAGEPALSGSGSAWQALAFELSDGLQVGDRLDLRFNFVSNASQNGPGWYLDDLELLGLAPLPDLDHSPLPDSEDTQAGGFEVSVTVQSQLNLLGHQLEWRVDGGEVQTLELEVGFNPEIWFTTIPGPFAEQEVEYRFNLGFEYGLNISLPESGWYGFRVGADQIPPVASFVRPPRNLIGLSGVQQLQALASDNLGLASVNLEGREAGGEWQSLGALQPDAQTTGLWNLTLEYTAANAGMHEMRLRAIDESQAALEGFSEVAEFTMGEDEALDDFETLDTAGNWNLSGEWAFQSGRTYGGSSRALGSSDDGFYDAFSAGIARFERTIDLSQASSAWLELREQWFMQSGLDFVILEVSADEGPWEELASRTGVQALWNLASLDLEPWLGSNLRLRWRMAADGSDQGLHVGYFVDEIRLVAVPLTTVEPAPAVASTWHLSEAWPNPFNPETRIRLQLDRRESLDLAVYNLLGQEVMQLAQGPLEAGEHLFRIDGESLASGVYLVRARAGSGWAETRRILLLK